The genomic interval ttctccttagctcagccccactctgtctgacccaggcagctccagctcacacggaggaggGGACCCCCTGGCCTTCTGActccctgtcaatcaggctgacggagcattggcctctccccattgttcctggggactgtcaatctcaggctcctgatttcccatcgacccctccTCTTTTAGTGCTGAGAGccagcaaccaaaacacccccactgagccTTAGTAGGGGGGCAACAGTTCCCTTACATTTATATGGGCGCAACCGAAGGCAGTGGCTGAAAAGATCAGAAGGTACGATTATCGATACATCAAGAAATGTGTAGGGGAAAAGCAAGGAAGAGATTTCAGACTTATTGGCTCTGATATCTTTGCTTTAACAGCAGGGATCTGCGACTTCTCTTTAAacatacatctctaccctgatataacactgtcctcatgagccaaaaaatcttaccatgttataggtgaaactgcgttatatcaagctcgctttgatccaccggagtgctcagccctgtccccctggagtgctgctttaccgcgttatatccgaatttgtgttatattggagGAGAAGTGTATCTATATTTTATTGCTCATAACATTTGGATAAACAAaccacctctctctttctctctctatttttaacTCATTCTCTCTATatatctctttctttttctccagtttttcatttttctccaAGCACATTCTCCCTTCTAGATAAAAATGactctcttctttctctccatgagttttcatttttatttcacttaCATTTCTTTATATGTGGATGGATTCCAATCTCAGCTGCACTCGTGTAAATCCACATGAAGCTGATGCAATTTAACCTGGTGTAATTGTGTACAGGAAACTCCCCGTAGTGTGTGTTTAGGAGTGGTTATGGTGGGGTTTTGTAAGTCTGTGTCTGTTTCTCAGatgcatctataaaatggggcaaATTTGTCTTCGAATCTGCTCTGATAGAGGACAGCTGGATAGACCTTCATGCAAACCTCAGCCTCTTTTGTGTTTCAGTATGTGCCTCATGGGGTGTGTTTATACTGCATGTGGCAAGTGTAATTCCCTCTCTGGCAAACCTACACACTCTGTCTTTGACTGAGCTACTGAGCTTTGTGCTAAAAATAGCCTCCACAGCAGAGACTAGCGCCCGAGCCCAGTCTCATCTGAGATCCTAGGTACGTACACAGGTGGCCATCCCAAAGGGCTGTGTGTGCTGCCATGTTCTCACTGCTAATTTTATCCTGCTAGCTTGATGACCAAAGCTAGTGTATTacatctcccagctgcaggggagaTATATCCATGGTTGAACTCCATATATTTTTCACTTCCAATCTATTGATTTTTGTTATATCTTCTAGATTTCTTGATATGATATGATTCTTGATAGGATAAAGATAtttcaaaatcccagcctaaaagtCTTTCTTTAAAGTTCAAGAGAGATTCAGGGAGGTAGAAGGGTTATTTCTGCAGTTCAATAGGGTTCTATGCTCTTGGTTCACCTATATTGGAAACTCAGCCTGTTAATTATATGAGTCTTCCTCTGTTTAGTGACAGCTTCACTTTTCCAGTAGAAAGATGCCATGGTATGAGGTTACACGCTCTTGGTTTCACCGAGTGTAATCGACAGCACAACCTAACTGTGTGCACTCCATCAATACTTAACGATTGTCTTCTTCTAGATACATATTatgggaaaaggagaaggaagaaaccaAACACCCATCATGGAATTCATCCTCTTAGGATTTGGGAGTGTTCGTGAACTGCAGCCCCTTCTCTTCCTCGTGTTTCTAGTGATCTATGTTGTGACTGTGATGGGGAACATCCTTATTGTTGCGCTAGTTgtgactgatcagcaccttcacacccccatgtacttcttcctggggaacttgtcctgcctgGACATCTGCTACAGCTCCACCTTCCTACCTTGGCTGCTGGCCaatctcctgactggggacagaaccatttctaTTAAGGGCCGCATTCTGCAAACATATTTCTTTGGTATCCTGACAGCTACAGAATGTCTGCTCCTCACGGCAAtatcttatgatcggtatttagcgaaATGCAATCCACTCCGTTATGCGGTTCTGATGAATGGCAGGATTTGTTGTCAGCTAGTGGCAGGGTCCTGGATAAGTAGCTTTCTAGCCTGCACCACAATAAACATTTTCTTGTTCAAATCAAAGTTTTGTGGTTCAAaagaaattgaccatttcttttgtgatttttcacCAGTGATAAAGCTGTTCTGCGGTGACACCCAGACTGTGCGACTGCTGATATTTATTGTCTGTACCCTAGGGACACTTGTGCCCTGTCTACTGGTCTTGACATCCTACATTCGtatcatcaccaccatcctgagaatcccatcCACCAcagggaggcaaaaggccttttccacctgttcctctcacctcattgtggttatAGTTTATTATGGGACGCTGATTACTGTCTATGTGGTTCCAACAGCCGATAATCACAAGATCCTACACAAACTATTCTCTGTCTTCTAtacagtcctgactcccatgaTCAACCCTGTAATCTatagcctgagaaacaaggaggtcAATGAGGCCCTGAGAAAAGCTATTCTTAAACTAATTACTTTTAGAAACAGGCATGGAAGCTTAAAGGACAAATTTTAGCAtatagtaactcctcgcttaatgttgtagttatgtgcctgaaaaatgcgactttaagtgaagcAATGTTAAGCGTATCCAATTTCCTCATAGAAATTAATGTATATGGGGGGGCTTAGgttccaaggaattttttttattttatatatatatatattatataaatttatattatactctctgtgtgtgtatgtgtatatatatatgtttatatatatatgttttaaacaaactgttgaatactgtacacagccatgatgattgtgaagtttggttgagctggtggagtcagagggagggatatttcccagggagccttgctgctaaatgacgaactagcacttggctgagccctcaagggttgaCACGTTGCTGTTAATGTAGCATCAccctctacaaggcagcaggaatggagggagaggagacagcgtggcagacagagacacacgccctgtgggtgggtgggagagagagatgctcatTGCCTcgttaagtacgctgaccccactctaagtatatTGCCTTTACAAAGATCCAGAAGTTGAGATAGTAGCAGCGGCCAGCAAActctctccatcctgagccctgtactGTCCTCACCTTGCTCTAtgtggagaaggggtaagcagggggcaggagaatggtggagggggacaccctgacattagctcccctcacccccccttccctgcacagcaagcaggaggctcctgggagcagcttcaaggcagagggcagaagcagcacatggcagtgcagggagcaacagctggaCTGCCtgcaattggtagcctgctgggcagatgctgcacagggaacttagtggagctgataggggggctgccgatccaccctggttccaagccccccccccagctagcTACAAGGGGCTGCTCttgctgcaagcagtggacaaagcaggcagctgccaaacaatgttataagggagcatagCCCAACTTTAAACATATTCCCtgattgatcagcaacgtaacatagaaacaacgttaactgggatgactttaagtcaggagttactgtataagaaACTATATCAATTCATCTCTATTTTACTAGTCATGGCCCATCTGAGTCCTTGAGAACAGGATTACCCCTCATTGAACTTACTTCATCTTCTTTCTGTTACGCTGATACTTTTTCAGCATTAATCTTCCATGCATTTAATAACATTTCTTTATACAAAACTTGATACTGTAAGAGAGATTctttatgaaaaatgttttttttccaaaaacacaTTTCAGTAAAGCACTCTGCCTCATGCATCCAGACATTCGTCCGTACATGTATGCTAGTGCCCAAATTCTGCAAGGAGCTCAACATCTTTTGAGTGGTTCTGGGTCTCTTCCACTCCCACCGAACTGAATGACATTCATTTCCCACTGATTAGGATCCTCTCTTGTCAATTTTCACagtggtagctgtattagtctgtctCAGCAAAAactatgaggagtccttgtggcaccttagacactaacacaattatttgagcataagctttggagAGCTAAAAcccccttcatcagatgcatagagtggaaaatacagaaggctATATATATACAGTActtgaaaagatggaagttggcTTACCaagtcagtgctaacgaggccaattcaaatAAGGTgaaagtggcctattctcaacagttgattaCTTTGTAGTGCTGACAatgccaatgcaatcaaggtggatgttGCCTATttccaatag from Gopherus evgoodei ecotype Sinaloan lineage unplaced genomic scaffold, rGopEvg1_v1.p scaffold_39_arrow_ctg1, whole genome shotgun sequence carries:
- the LOC115642327 gene encoding olfactory receptor 10C1-like, coding for MGKGEGRNQTPIMEFILLGFGSVRELQPLLFLVFLVIYVVTVMGNILIVALVVTDQHLHTPMYFFLGNLSCLDICYSSTFLPWLLANLLTGDRTISIKGRILQTYFFGILTATECLLLTAISYDRYLAKCNPLRYAVLMNGRICCQLVAGSWISSFLACTTINIFLFKSKFCGSKEIDHFFCDFSPVIKLFCGDTQTVRLLIFIVCTLGTLVPCLLVLTSYIRIITTILRIPSTTGRQKAFSTCSSHLIVVIVYYGTLITVYVVPTADNHKILHKLFSVFYTVLTPMINPVIYSLRNKEVNEALRKAILKLITFRNRHGSLKDKF